From Paenibacillus graminis:
CTTTTCCTTGGAAAAGAGAGCATACTCCTTTCTTTCCGGCAGCCGGCTGCACGCGCACGGAGATGGTGGCCGGAAGCTAACCGGAGTATCCCTGGAGACTGGCTCTGCTGCATTTGGTGCAGCAGAATGCTCTGCAGACAGGGCTAAACACCGGATCTGCCGCACGTTGTACAATTGAATCCTGCAAAAATCCTTTTTGGAGCTTCGTTCCATTAAATCTGCTGCACAACATGCAGTTGACTTGCCTTTTTACAGGCTGCGCCGTCCATTCTGCTGCAGCTTCTGCAACAGAATCCCTTGCAGTCGCCGATGGGAATAACAGTGATCCTTATATAGAAGAGAGGTCACGCATTTCTTTTCATCGAAAGCTGAGGGGTGGTTTAACTGGCAGCTGCACTTCATTTTGACATGATATTTATATAGAAGGAGGCTACCTCATGGATGCATTGAATAGACAAGCCGCTGCTGCCGATGACACAGCCTCCGGCGGCGCGGAATCCTCCCGTGTCCTCATCGTGACGGCGGTCGCAGCCGAGCGGGACGCGGTCCTGCGCGGCCTGAACGGCAGCAGCAGGTTCGATGTGATTGCAGCGGGCGCCGGCACCGCTGCGGCTGCGGCGGGAACCGCCGCCGCTCTGGCAGCCGGGAGCTACGGCTGCGTCATCAGCGCCGGGATCGGCGGCGGCTTCCCGGGCCGTGCGCCCGTAGGCTCGCTGGTCGTCGCCAGCGAGATGACTGACGCGGCCCTCGGCGCAGAGACGCCGGAGGGCTTCCGCAGCGCTGCCGAGCTCGGCTTCGGCAGCGTGACCGTGCCGGCGGAGCGCGGCACGGTGCAGGCCCTTGCGGCCGCGCTGGCAGCGGCCGGGCTTGCGGTAAGCACGGGACCCGTGCTTACCGTGTCGACGGCGACCGGCACCGCCGGGACGGCCGCCGCCCTGGCCGCCCGCCACCCGGAGGCGGCGGCGGAAGCGATGGAAGGCCACGGAGTTGCCGTGGCCGCCCAGGCGCTGGGAATCGCGGCGCTGGAGCTGCGCGCGATCTCGAACCCGGTCGGCCCGCGCGACCGGGCCGCGTGGAAGATCAATGAAGCCTTAGACGCCCTCACAGCGGGTGCGGCTATTCTATTGGAGGTACTGTAAATGACAACAGAGCTGAATATTGCCTTTTCTCCTTGTCCTAATGATACTTTCGTGTTCCATGCCTGGGCCCACGGCTTAGTTCCGGGCGCGCCCAAGCTGAATGTGACGTTTGCCGATATCGATATCACCAACGGCCTGGCTGCGGACGGTGCCGGACCCGAGGTGCTCAAAATCTCCTATGCCGCCCTTCCCTGGGTGCTTGAAAAGTACAAGCTGCTGCCCTGCGGCGGTGCGCTTGGCCGGGGCTGCGGCCCGCTGGTGCTGACCCGCAAGGGCGCGGGCGCCATCAAGCATCCGCGCGAGCTGTCGGGTCGAAGAATCGCCGTGCCGAGTGAGCGCTCGACCGCCTACCTGCTGTTCCGGCTATGGGCGGCACAGCAGGTGCCGGGCGGCCCGGCCGAGATCGTTGTCCTGCCCTTCGATGAGATTATGCCTGCGGTGCGGGACGGGCAGATCGATGCAGGGCTCGTCATCCATGAAGCCCGATTCACCTATCCGTCCTATGGCCTTAATCTCCTGACTGATCTCGGCAGCTGGTGGGAGAGCGACACCGGGCTGCCCATCCCGCTCGGTGCGATCATCGCCCGCCGCGATCTGGACCACCAGGCCATCACTGGCTGGATTCGCAGCTCGCTGCAATATGCCTGGGATCACCCGACAGATTGCAGAGACTATGTGCTGGACCATGCCCAGGAGCTGTCGCCGGAGGTAGCCAAGTCGCATATTGACCTGTATGTCAATAAGTTCACGATGAACCTGGGCGATGACGGCTATGCCGCTATCTCCGCCCTTCTGAACCGTGCCGCCGCCGAAGGGCTGGTTCCGGCCGTTGATCCGGTGCTGCTGCGGTAGCACACGGACAGGCAGCATCCCGCCGTCTCCCGGTCCACATGCTAACGCTCCGGGAGCCGGCTTTTTCTTCCCCTGGCGCTCAGCATCCCGCCCTACTTGATTAGCACTGTACCTTAGACTACGCTGAGAATAGACTATGCTGACAATGGCCCCGGACAGAATGTTCCCAGTCCGGACATCGTTATTTCGGGAAGAAGGATAGATTAAGAACAGTGAGGAGGATTTGACGTGATTCCTGCCGGCAACAGCAAGCCGAATATCGAACGTTTCCTGGGCTTCCAGGATGAGTACGACCGCTACCGGCCCGAAGCTCCGCCGATTGTCATTGAGCTGCTTACCCGATACCTGGGCCGCAGGCCTTCACTGGTAGCCGATGTGGGCTGCGGAACCGGGCTGTCCACCTTTCTCTGGAAGGATGCAGCAGATACCGTAACCGGAGTGGAGCCTAACCCTGATATGCTGGGCAAAGCGCTGGAAAAGCTGCGCCTATTGAAAGGTTCGGCGCAATCCCTGTCCTTTATTCAAGGCTTCTCCAACCAGCTTCCTTTCTCACCGGACAGCGTTGACATCATCACCTGCTCGCAATCGTTCCATTGGATGGACCCGGAGAGTACGCTCCAGGAATTCTCCCGTTGTCTCCGCCAGGGCGGAATATTCGCCGCCTACGATTGTGATTGGCCGCTGGTCCTGCAGCCGGATATTGAAGCCCGCTACAACCATCTGATCGTTGCTTCTGAAGCTATGCTAGCAGAGCTTCAGCCCGCTGCCGAGCAGGCCCGCAAATGGGATAAAGAAGGGCATTTGTCCCGGATGAAGGCCTGCGGCGTCTTCACCTATGCACGGGAAATTGTTTTTCATAATACGGAAAACTGTGATGCACAGCGTTATGTGGGCCTCATGCTCAGCCAAGGCGGAATCCAAACCGTCCTTAAGCTTGATCCAGCTGCCCTGGCACAAGCTATTGCCGGGTTCACGGCAGATGTGGAGCAGTTTTTTCAAGGGCGGACCTTGCCAGTGCTGATCAGCTACCGGATGCGGGTTGGCGTTAAATAGCTTTTGCCACTGGCAACCCCGGCAATTAATTTCATGTTTCACCATACTCCTGTTTGACCATACTCCGTACTGTACTATACTTCGTACTGCACTATATTTCGTACTGCACTATATTTCGTACTTTACTATATTTCATACTTTACTATACTTCGTGTTTGATCATACTTGTGTTTGACTTTCTTCGTGTTTGATTATACTTCATGTCTGACTTATAATTATTGAAGCGAGACGAAGAACGTCCCGGCTGCCCTCCAAGGGGAAGCCGGGACGTTTTCTATTTTTCCGGGGAGAGTGAACCGAATGGTATTTGAAGAAGCGCATTTGCAATTTATAAATGGTCATTTGGCGGACAGACCGGCAGGAGAGCGGCGGGGACGGCTGGAAAGAGGCCATCAGCACGCTGAAGCCTTATTTCTCCGTAATGTCTGGTGGCCCCTTCGGGGACACTTTACCGCACTTCATCCCGAATATGAGGTGACCGACTGGCGGGGGAAATCTTATTTTGCTGACTTCGCCTGGCTGCCCGGATATGTGAAGCTGCTCATCGAAATTAAGGGCTATGCCTCACATGTGCGTGATATGGACCGGCAAAAATACTGCAGCGAGCTGAACCGCGAAACGTTTCTGTACGCGATGGGCTATCATGTGATTTCTTTTGCCTACGATGATGTGGAGCAGCGTCCCGAGCTCTGCATGACCTTGCTGCGCATGGTTCTGGGCAGATTCCAACCGTCTGAGGCACCTGTGTCGCGCGTGCTGCTACTGGAGCAGGAGATAGTCCGGCTGGCCGTTCAACTGGCTCGTCCCATCCGCCCCCAGGATGTGAAGGAGCATTTCAATATCACCTACAAAACAGCGATTCGAATACTTCGCAGTCTGACCGAAAAAGGCTGGCTGCTTCCTTCCGCCGACACCAAACAGCAAAGAATTGCCCGTTACGAGCTGGCGCGCGGGGTTTTGGAGTACTTCTAATAGTTAGTTTTAAAACAAGTATTTTTAACAGTGGACCTATCGTTGTCGGATTGCGCTGGAGTTTGCGGATCGCAGTATCCTATGTTTCGAGTAACATTTACCGGGCAGTTTCCCGTTGATCCGCTTATTTATGCTCATCAAATGCCAATTCCGGTCACACTCGCTGTGCTGCTTTATTATTCAGCAGTTGCCTGTTACTCCCCACGTTGTCTTGTTAGTTACTTTACCAATTCCGGGTTACGCTGCGGATCGTCGCAATGATTGTGCCAATAGCTGCGTGCCTTCGGTTTATCCGAAGGCGCTTTGTGAGTCAGGCGGAAGCTGCTGCGGTTGCCGTCGCCGGATTGTTGAAGTGAATAGTTGCTTGCGGGTCGCGTTCGTTCTTTGGCTAACACTCGAATCAGAATTAGGTGGAAAAAGGGAACCTAATTTGTTCATTTTCACCGTTTCAGAACTTTTAGGTGGAAAAAGTATATTTATTTCTCTCGAATTTACTCATTATCTGTGTTTAGGCATGTTTTAAGTTTACTTTTTCCCACTCGCGCCTCCTAAAGAGGTGACCTAAAGAATTTTAGTGGAGAAATTCCCACTAATCAGGTGTATACAAAGCAAGTGTGTTCTAATTCAAACCCATATGCCTGCAATGGGGCGGGGTTACGGAGCTACGGAGGTACGGGGTTGCGGAGCTACAGAGTCACGGGGTTACCGGGTTACCGGGTTACGGGGTTACGGGGTTACGGGGTTACGGGGTTACGGGGTTACGGGGTTACGGGGTTACGGGGTTACCGGGTTACGGGGTTACGGGGTTATGGGGTTACAGCCAAAAAGCACACCACCAGCCTTTTGCCTTATTCGCCTCCACGCCTCATTCCTCTCCGCGCTCGTACGCGCGGTTCCACTTGCGGCCCCACCCTCGACGACAGAAAAGAGCCTGAAGCGAAATACCGCATCAGGCTCTTTTCTGTCGAGTGTGAGGAGGGGAGGGGCTCAGGACTTGTTACCGTCGCTCCGCTAACACAGCGGTATTGGTCTGTTCCATCCCGCCCCGAAGTCCCACCCGCTCATATCTCATTTATATCTCATTCATATTCTTCATTTCTTATTCATTTTAAATCTCAGGAACAGCTCGTTATAGTGGGCAAGCATCCGCTTGCCGAGATTGTCATAGACCTCCAGCCGGTCGGTAATTTCGGCGGGCGGGTAGAATCGGGTATCGCCGGAGATCTCTTCGGGAAGCAGCTTCAGTGCCGGAACATTGGGGGTGGAATAGCCGACGTACTCCGCATTTTTGGCTGCCACGTCTGGCCGGAGCATGAAGTCAATGAATTTGTGCGCTCCTTCCACATTCACCGCCGTGCGCGGAATGACCATGTTGTCGAACCATTTGTTCGAACCTTCCTTCGGCACCACATAGTCCAGCTTGTCGTTCTCATCCATGATCTCCGAAGCATCGCCTGACCATACAATCCCGACAGCCGCTTCTTCATTCGCCAGCAGCATCTTGATCTCGTCGCCGACAATCGCCTTCACATTGGGCGAAAGTCTGTTCAGCTTGGCCAGTGCTTCCTGCAGATGCGCCTCATTCTGGTCATTGACAGAATAATGCAAGCTGTTCAGCGCCAGGCCCATGACTTCACGGGCTCCATCCACCAGAAAAATATTATTCTTCAGCCTGTTGTCCCATAGGGAATCCCAGCTGCTGAAATCCATGCCCTTGGTCATGTCCGGGTTGAAAATAATGCCAACCGTCCCCCAGAAATAAGGCACGGAGTAGACGTTGCCCGGGTCGAACGACAGATCCATAAACCTGGAATCGATGTTGGCCAGATTCGGAATCTTGCTTTTATCCAGCGGCAGCAGCAGGTTCTCCTCCCGCATCTTGGCAATGGCATAGTCGGACGGGACCACAACATCGAAGGTCGTTCCGCCCTGTTCGACCTTCGTCAGCATAGCCTCA
This genomic window contains:
- a CDS encoding ABC transporter substrate-binding protein; protein product: MKQLVNAFLAILIVVFGLMFLASRLNSAEGYSGGNTLTIYNWGDYIEPELLKQFEKETGITVIYQTFDSNEAMLTKVEQGGTTFDVVVPSDYAIAKMREENLLLPLDKSKIPNLANIDSRFMDLSFDPGNVYSVPYFWGTVGIIFNPDMTKGMDFSSWDSLWDNRLKNNIFLVDGAREVMGLALNSLHYSVNDQNEAHLQEALAKLNRLSPNVKAIVGDEIKMLLANEEAAVGIVWSGDASEIMDENDKLDYVVPKEGSNKWFDNMVIPRTAVNVEGAHKFIDFMLRPDVAAKNAEYVGYSTPNVPALKLLPEEISGDTRFYPPAEITDRLEVYDNLGKRMLAHYNELFLRFKMNKK
- a CDS encoding 1,4-dihydroxy-6-naphthoate synthase, with the protein product MNIAFSPCPNDTFVFHAWAHGLVPGAPKLNVTFADIDITNGLAADGAGPEVLKISYAALPWVLEKYKLLPCGGALGRGCGPLVLTRKGAGAIKHPRELSGRRIAVPSERSTAYLLFRLWAAQQVPGGPAEIVVLPFDEIMPAVRDGQIDAGLVIHEARFTYPSYGLNLLTDLGSWWESDTGLPIPLGAIIARRDLDHQAITGWIRSSLQYAWDHPTDCRDYVLDHAQELSPEVAKSHIDLYVNKFTMNLGDDGYAAISALLNRAAAEGLVPAVDPVLLR
- a CDS encoding class I SAM-dependent methyltransferase — protein: MIPAGNSKPNIERFLGFQDEYDRYRPEAPPIVIELLTRYLGRRPSLVADVGCGTGLSTFLWKDAADTVTGVEPNPDMLGKALEKLRLLKGSAQSLSFIQGFSNQLPFSPDSVDIITCSQSFHWMDPESTLQEFSRCLRQGGIFAAYDCDWPLVLQPDIEARYNHLIVASEAMLAELQPAAEQARKWDKEGHLSRMKACGVFTYAREIVFHNTENCDAQRYVGLMLSQGGIQTVLKLDPAALAQAIAGFTADVEQFFQGRTLPVLISYRMRVGVK
- a CDS encoding MarR family transcriptional regulator; its protein translation is MVFEEAHLQFINGHLADRPAGERRGRLERGHQHAEALFLRNVWWPLRGHFTALHPEYEVTDWRGKSYFADFAWLPGYVKLLIEIKGYASHVRDMDRQKYCSELNRETFLYAMGYHVISFAYDDVEQRPELCMTLLRMVLGRFQPSEAPVSRVLLLEQEIVRLAVQLARPIRPQDVKEHFNITYKTAIRILRSLTEKGWLLPSADTKQQRIARYELARGVLEYF
- a CDS encoding futalosine hydrolase — protein: MDALNRQAAAADDTASGGAESSRVLIVTAVAAERDAVLRGLNGSSRFDVIAAGAGTAAAAAGTAAALAAGSYGCVISAGIGGGFPGRAPVGSLVVASEMTDAALGAETPEGFRSAAELGFGSVTVPAERGTVQALAAALAAAGLAVSTGPVLTVSTATGTAGTAAALAARHPEAAAEAMEGHGVAVAAQALGIAALELRAISNPVGPRDRAAWKINEALDALTAGAAILLEVL